From one Coffea eugenioides isolate CCC68of chromosome 11, Ceug_1.0, whole genome shotgun sequence genomic stretch:
- the LOC113753736 gene encoding tubulin alpha chain: MRECISIHIGQAGIQVGNACWELYCLEHGIQPDGQMPSDHTVGGGDDAFNTFFSETGAGKHVPRAVFVDLEPTVIDEVRTGTYRQLFHPEQLISGKEDAANNFARGHYTIGKEIVDLCLDRIRKLADNCTGLQGFLVFHAVGGGTGSGLGSLLLERLSVDYGKKSKLGFTIYPSPQVSTAVVEPYNSVLSTHSLLEHTDVAVLLDNEAIYDICRKSLDIERPTYTNLNRLISQVISSLTASLRFDGALNVDVNEFQTNLVPYPRIHFMLSSYAPVISAEKAYHEQLSVAEITNTAFEPSSMMVKCDPRHGKYMACCLMYRGDVVPKDVNAAVATIKTKRTIQFVDWCPTGFKCGINYQPPTVVPGGDLAKVQRAVCMISNSTSVAEVFSRIDHKFDLMYAKRAFVHWYVGEGMEEGEFSEAREDLAALEKDYEEVGAESAEGEEDEYDD; the protein is encoded by the exons ATGAGAGAGTGCATCTCCATCCACATTGGTCAGGCCGGTATCCAGGTCGGAAATGCCTGCTGGGAGCTCTACTGCCTCGAGCACGGCATCCAG CCTGATGGACAAATGCCGAGCGACCACACCGTCGGCGGCGGAGACGACGCTTTCAACACCTTCTTCAGCGAAACCGGAGCCGGCAAACACGTTCCTCGTGCCGTGTTCGTCGATCTGGAGCCCACTGTCATCGATGAAGTCCGAACCGGCACCTACCGCCAACTCTTCCACCCTGAGCAACTCATCTCCGGCAAAGAAGACGCCGCCAACAACTTCGCCCGTGGCCACTACACAA TTGGGAAGGAGATCGTAGATCTGTGCCTGGATAGGATTAGGAAGCTTGCGGATAACTGTACCGGGCTTCAGGGATTCCTGGTCTTCCACGCCGTGGGTGGGGGTACCGGATCCGGGTTGGGATCTCTGTTGCTCGAGAGGCTTTCCGTTGATTATGGAAAGAAATCCAAGCTTGGGTTCACCATTTACCCATCTCCCCAGGTCTCCACCGCTGTGGTTGAGCCTTACAACTCTGTTCTCTCTACTCACTCCCTTTTGGAGCACACCGATGTTGCCGTTCTCCTCGACAATGAGGCCATTTATGACATCTGCCGCAAGTCCCTTGACATTGAGAGGCCCACCTACACCAACCTTAACCGCCTCATCTCTCAG GTGATTTCATCATTGACCGCATCTCTGCGATTTGATGGAGCCTTGAACGTCGATGTGAATGAATTCCAAACTAACTTGGTCCCATACCCAAGAATCCACTTCATGCTTTCCTCCTATGCACCCGTGATATCAGCCGAAAAGGCCTATCATGAGCAGCTCTCCGTTGCGGAGATCACCAACACTGCATTTGAGCCATCCTCAATGATGGTCAAGTGTGATCCCCGCCACGGCAAGTACATGGCCTGCTGCCTGATGTACAGAGGCGATGTGGTGCCTAAGGACGTGAATGCAGCTGTGGCCACCATTAAGACCAAGAGGACCATCCAGTTTGTTGACTGGTGCCCAACTGGGTTCAAATGCGGTATCAACTACCAGCCTCCGACTGTGGTACCTGGTGGAGATTTGGCTAAGGTTCAGAGAGCCGTGTGCATGATCTCCAACTCCACCAGCGTTGCTGAAGTGTTCTCTAGGATTGATCATAAGTTTGATCTCATGTATGCCAAGCGTGCTTTTGTGCATTGGTACGTGGGTGAAGGTATGGAGGAAGGTGAGTTTTCTGAGGCTAGGGAAGACTTGGCTGCTCTGGAGAAGGATTATGAGGAAGTTGGGGCGGAGTCTGCTGAAGGTGAGGAAGATGAGTACGACGATTGA
- the LOC113753865 gene encoding ABC transporter B family member 19, which yields MAENSEAIAAMPEAEKKKEQSLPFYQLFSFADKYDWFLMITGSLGAVVHGSSMPVFFLLFGEMVNGFGKNQTDLHKMIHEVAKYALYFIYLGLIVCFSSYAEIACWMHSGERQAGALRRKYLEAVLKQDVGFFDTDARTGDIVFSVSTDTLLVQDAISEKVGNFIHYLSTFLAGLVVGFVSAWRLALLSVAVIPGIAFAGGLYAYTLTGLTSKSRESYANAGIIAEQAIAQVRTVYSYVGESKALNSYSDAIQNTLKLGYKAGMAKGLGLGCTYGIACMSWALVFWYAGVFIRNGQTDGGKAFTAIFSAIVGGMSLGQSFSNLGAFSKGKAAGYKLMEIMKQKPTILQDPSDGKCLAEVNGNIELKNVTFSYPSRPDVMIFRDFSIFFPAGKTVAVVGGSGSGKSTVVSLIERFYDPNQGQILLDNVDIKTLQLRWLRDQIGLVNQEPALFATTILENILYGKPEATMAEVEAAATAANAHSFITLLPNGYNTQVGERGIQLSGGQKQRIAIARAMLKNPKILLLDEATSALDAGSESIVQEALDRLMVGRTTVVVAHRLSTIRNVDSIAVIQQGQVVETGTHEELVAKAGAYASLIRFQEMVGNRDFSNPSTRRSRSTRLSHSLSTKSLSLRSGSLRNLSYQYSTGADGRIEMVSNAETDRKNPAPHGYFCRLLKLNAPEWPYSIMGAVGSILSGFIGPTFAIVMGNMIEVFYYRNPASMERKTKEYVFIYIGAGLYAVVAYLIQHYFFSIMGENLTTRVRRMMLAAILRNEVGWFDEEEHNSNLLAARLATDAADVKSAIAERISVILQNMTSLLTSFMVAFIVEWRVSLLILATFPLLVLANFAQQLSLKGFAGDTAKAHAKTSMIAGEGVSNIRTVAAFNAQEKIISLFSQELRVPQLRSLKRSQISGLLFGLSQLALFASEALILWYGSHLVGKGVSTFSKVIKVFVVLVITANSVAETVSLAPEIIRGGEAVGSVFMILDRSTRIDPDDPDAEPVESIRGEIELRHVDFAYPSRPDVNVFKDLNLRIRAGQSQALVGASGSGKSSVIALIERFYDPTFGKVMIDGKDIKRLNLKSLRLKIGLVQQEPALFAASIFDNIAYGKDGATESEVIEAARAANMHAFVSGLPEGYKTPVGERGVQLSGGQKQRIAIARAVLKDPTILLLDEATSALDAESECVLQEALERLMRGRTTVLVAHRLSTIRGVDSIGVVQDGRIVEQGSHGELISRPDGAYSRLLQLQHNHN from the exons ATGGCTGAGAATAGTGAAGCGATAGCGGCAATGCCTGAGGCGGAGAAGAAGAAGGAGCAGAGTCTACCATTCTATCAGCTGTTCTCCTTCGCTGACAAGTATGATTGGTTTTTGATGATCACTGGGAGCCTCGGAGCCGTTGTACACGGCTCCTCCATGCCGGTTTTCTTCCTGTTGTTCGGCGAGATGGTCAATGGTTTCGGCAAAAACCAAACTGATTTACATAAAATGATCCATGAAGTCGCCAAG TACGCTCTCTACTTCATCTACCTTGGATTGATTGTGTGCTTTTCATCCTACGCCG AGATTGCTTGCTGGATGCATAGTGGGGAGAGGCAAGCTGGAGCATTAAGGAGGAAGTATTTGGAGGCGGTGTTGAAACAGGACGTTGGATTTTTCGATACAGATGCTAGGACTGGAGATATTGTTTTCAGCGTCTCAACGGATACCCTTCTTGTCCAAGATGCCATCAGTGagaag GTGGGAAATTTCATCCATTATCTTTCCACATTTTTGGCTGGTTTGGTGGTTGGTTTTGTGTCAGCATGGAGGCTAGCTCTGCTGAGTGTGGCTGTGATCCCCGGAATTGCTTTTGCTGGGGGTTTGTATGCATACACGCTCACAGGTCTAACATCCAAGAGTCGCGAATCTTATGCCAATGCCGGTATAATTGCAGAACAG GCCATTGCACAAGTTAGGACGGTTTACTCATATGTTGGCGAGAGTAAGGCTCTCAATTCTTATTCAGATGCAATACAGAATACTTTGAAACTCGGGTACAAGGCAGGAATGGCCAAAGGCCTTGGATTGGGATGCACCTATGGAATAGCATGCATGTCATGGGCCCTGGTGTTTTGGTATGCTGGAGTTTTTATCAGGAATGGACAGACTGATGGGGGAAAGGCATTCACTGCTATTTTTTCTGCTATTGTTGGGGGAAT GAGTTTGGGTCAGTCGTTTTCCAACCTAGGGGCATTCAGCAAAGGTAAAGCAGCTGGATACAAATTAATGGAGATTATGAAACAAAAACCAACAATATTGCAAGATCCTTCTGATGGGAAGTGCTTGGCTGAGGTCAACGGGAATATTGAATTAAAAAATGTAACCTTTAGCTATCCATCAAGACCTGATGTCATGATTTTCAGAGATTTCTCTATTTTCTTCCCTGCTGGAAAGACGGTGGCTGTTGTCGGTGGTAGTGGTTCAGGAAAGAGCACTGTAGTCTCCCTGATAGAAAGGTTCTACGATCCTAATCAGG GACAAATTTTGCTGGACAATGTGGATATAAAGACGCTGCAATTGAGATGGTTGCGGGATCAAATTGGTTTGGTGAACCAAGAACCTGCACTCTTTGCTACCACCATACTTGAAAACATTCTCTATGGAAAGCCTGAAGCAACAATGGCTGAGGTGGAGGCTGCTGCAACTGCTGCAAATGCTCATAGCTTTATTACCTTGCTTCCTAATGGGTACAACACTCAG GTGGGAGAGCGTGGCATCCAACTTTCTGGTGGTCAAAAGCAGAGAATAGCAATTGCCAGAGCTATGTTGAAGAACCCCAAGATCCTGCTGCTTGATGAAGCAACAAGTGCCCTGGACGCGGGTTCAGAGAGCATTGTTCAGGAAGCTTTGGACCGTCTCATGGTTGGAAGGACGACTGTTGTCGTTGCCCATCGCCTCTCCACCATAAGAAATGTTGATTCTATTGCAGTTATACAGCAAGGCCAGGTTGTAGAAACTGGAACACATGAAGAACTAGTTGCCAAAGCTGGGGCATATGCTTCATTAATTAGGTTCCAGGAAATGGTGGGCAACAGAGACTTTTCGAATCCATCAACCCGTCGGTCTCGCTCCACCAGGTTAAGCCACTCGTTGTCAACAAAGTCGTTAAGCCTCCGCTCTGGCAGTTTGAGGAATTTGAGCTATCAGTACAGCACCGGGGCTGACGGTCGAATAGAGATGGTATCAAATGCTGAAACAGATAGGAAAAATCCAGCACCACACGGGTACTTCTGCAGGCTTCTTAAGCTGAATGCTCCTGAATGGCCTTATTCAATAATGGGGGCTGTAGGATCCATTCTGTCAGGATTCATTGGTCCAACATTTGCCATTGTGATGGGCAATATGATTGAGGTTTTCTACTACAGAAATCCTGCTAGCATGGAAAGGAAAACGAAGGAGTATGTTTTCATTTACATTGGAGCTGGTCTTTATGCTGTTGTTGCATATTTGATACAGCATTACTTCTTCAGTATCATGGGGGAGAACCTCACTACAAGAGTGCGGAGGATGATGCTTGCAG CAATCTTGAGGAATGAAGTTGGATGGTTCGATGAGGAGGAACATAATTCAAACCTATTGGCAGCCCGCTTAGCCACCGATGCAGCAGATGTAAAATCCGCCATTGCTGAGAGGATTTCGGTGATCCTGCAGAATATGACGTCACTGCTCACTTCGTTTATGGTTGCCTTCATAGTGGAATGGAGGGTCTCACTGCTTATCCTGGCCACCTTCCCACTTCTGGTCCTTGCCAACTTTGCTCAG CAACTATCACTCAAAGGATTTGCTGGAGACACTGCAAAAGCACATGCTAAGACCAGTATGATTGCCGGTGAAGGAGTAAGCAACATTCGAACTGTTGCGGCATTCAATGCTCAAGAGAAGATTATTTCCCTGTTTTCGCAAGAGCTCCGTGTTCCGCAACTCCGTAGCCTAAAACGCAGTCAAATCTCCGGTCTTCTGTTTGGTCTTTCCCAACTTGCTCTTTTTGCATCAGAAGCATTGATCCTGTGGTATGGTTCCCACCTTGTAGGCAAAGGTGTCTCCACCTTCTCGAAGGTCATCAAGGTGTTCGTGGTTTTAGTCATAACAGCAAATTCAGTTGCTGAAACGGTGAGCCTTGCCCCTGAGATAATTCGGGGCGGTGAAGCTGTTGGATCTGTGTTTATGATCCTTGACCGCTCAACAAGGATAGACCCTGATGATCCTGATGCTGAACCTGTTGAATCAATCCGTGGTGAGATTGAACTACGGCATGTTGATTTTGCATATCCTTCAAGACCGGACGTCAATGTGTTTAAGGACCTTAACCTCAGGATTCGTGCTGGCCAAAGCCAAGCACTTGTTGGGGCCAGTGGCTCAGGAAAGAGTTCTGTGATAGCATTGATCGAGCGATTTTACGATCCTACCTTTGGGAAGGTAATGATTGATGGGAAAGACATTAAAAGGTTGAACTTGAAATCCTTGAGACTAAAGATTGGGTTGGTACAGCAAGAGCCAGCTCTCTTTGCTGCTAGCATTTTTGATAACATTGCTTATGGTAAAGATGGTGCAACAGAATCAGAAGTAATTGAAGCTGCTCGTGCCGCTAATATGCACGCATTTGTCAGTGGATTACCTGAAGGGTACAAAACCCCAGTAGGTGAAAGAGGAGTTCAACTCTCAGGAGGTCAGAAACAACGGATCGCTATTGCACGGGCTGTTCTAAAGGATCCAACAATACTACTACTGGATGAAGCCACGAGTGCTCTTGATGCCGAGTCAGAATGCGTCCTACAAGAAGCACTGGAAAGGCTAATGAGAGGTCGAACCACTGTCCTGGTGGCACACCGGCTGTCCACCATACGGGGGGTAGATAGCATTGGAGTCGTGCAAGATGGACGCATTGTAGAACAAGGCAGCCACGGCGAGCTAATTAGCCGGCCTGATGGAGCATATTCTAGGCTCTTGCAACTACAGCACAATCATAATTGA